Below is a window of Ananas comosus cultivar F153 linkage group 9, ASM154086v1, whole genome shotgun sequence DNA.
tatatatatataatatatatatatatatatatatatatatatatatatataggagagagagagagagagagagagagagagagagagagagagagagagagagaccggctggaatactatcgatagcaccaaagcATTGGTGTAACCAGTTTTCTGCCTTAGATTTAACCCGTTGACTATTTTCACgccgttatatatatatatatatatatatatatatatatatatatatatatatatatattttattataatatatatatatatatatatatagaatttggctactatactatctatagtaccggagcttcggtactatagtcttgttttcgatcttcggatattcaaattaacgatccacactattaaatatgatctagggtatataaagtttttagaaataaaattttagtttttttcgacatcgtttacttagtaaataaattatatcaaaatggacagtgaaaattgaataatctttaaaatttgagtataggacttttaaattcaagataaagaatgttaatcttaatctagatagtttaaagtattttctatcaaaatttaaaaaaattttgattcttctacaccgttaaactccaaactctctatagtagccattaaaaattgataatttgaaatgatttgatcataaagtaaactatatcaaaaaaatataaaatttcatttctaaaaactttaaataccctatattagttttaacggtgtggatcgttgatttgaacatcctaaGATCGAAACGAGACTATGGTActggagccccggtactatagatagtattggagactagctatatatatatatatatatatatatatatatatatatatatatatatatatatatatatatatatatatatatatattatactataactACTGTTGGTAATACTACTAATAAGCAACTAAACTATCACGTACTATTAGGATTTTGACCATTAAATGAAGAATGTAAGAtgaggatgatgtgggctctctGAGAATTTAAGTGTTAGTGTGAATAGTATagtctaacgggtgaaaatagtcaaaaagtTAAACCTATAACGGTGGAAACTCGGTAGCACAGCTTACGGACTGATGTTGAACTTTGctggtaatatatatatatatatatatagtatatattatgagccggctactatgctatcgatagcaccaagcacttggtgctacaagttttagccgttagattatccctttgattatttttaaccgTCAGATTCATCAACTTTCACCACCCAACACCCCACTCAACCCTTAGAGGCCACCATCAGTTCTAACCCACACATTTCTcagatctaatggctaaaaaactaaaagcACCAATAGCGTTTGTGCTATTAATacgtattccagcctagttcctatatatatatattatatattatatatatatagagtcggctACGTATGCTATTATAGCACAAGCATTGgctgctaccaagttttccgccgttagatctacctttatcattttcatccgttagatcatactattcaaccaaccactcactcaactctagagggcccacatcatcctaaccacacattcttAATCAATGCCAAAAatcttggtagcaccaatgacttttgtgctattaatagcatcagtAGCaattctatactatatatatatatatatatatgatattatatattatatagagagagagagagagcagagcaGTAGAGGAGTAAGGGCTAGAATATTTGTAAAAGTATCAATGGGCGTCATACTTGTGTGCTTTAGCCCTTGGTGGAGAGAAGTGAGGTTGAAAGATGAGGGGTAGCTtggggtaggtggtggtagatggtggtaggggaatagtgtttaatcaaGGCTAGTTAATAATCAAAAacgtagatccaatggcttaaagaCCTGAATAGAGCACCATGATGTGATACTTGTTAAAAGTATCAATAGCtcactctatattatatattatatataatattatagtccggctgggatactctATCAATAGCACCATGCATTTTGTGCCTATCAaattttcgccgttagatttaacacccgctttgactatttttacccgttagatctATACTATTTAAACCAACAACATCACTCAACCTAGGAGGCCACATTGattctaaccgtatattttaATCCAAGAccgaaacctaatagcaccaaatgcctTGTGTATTGAGgttagtattccagcctaagatgtattatagtatatatatatataatacttatatatatatatacattttcaaatataatgcCTTGGGTGAAGTAAAGAATACCCCACGCAAAACAGAATGCTTGCCATGCCTTAATCTTCTAGAATGCGGCCCGTGCGAGTTAGTTTTCTCAAATCTACTAAGATCTTCTAATTCGTACCGTTCGTAAGACAGAATATACACACGTGTCGCAATCCAATAGGTTGCGACGGTTTTGGCCGCAAAGGTCAAACTTAGAtgagaaaataattataaaaagaatcGAGCCGTTACCGCCTCACTAGAATCTTCTTTGTCCACTTTTCGTGCCAATTGTTTGTTCCACGGTACACGTGTCAAGCTCCCATAGGCCAATGgcaaagtcaaaaaaaaaaagaagccaaatGAGAACATGCGCCAGAATCAGCGGCACGCGCTTTGAGATTCGGAATGGGTGTTCGTTGAATATTCAGATCAAGAACACacattcaaaatcaaaattgagAGAAAAATTGGTTCAATTTAGGGCGCGGAATTCGTGAGTTCGTGTAAGGTGAGATTGTTCAGCGTTTCTACGAACGTAGATCTCCGTCTCCGGTTTTTCGTGGGGCCCACACGCCCCTCACGCATGACTATAGTCTCACAGGACGGCGAGTTTCGTCCATATGGCGTTAACTCAAGACTTCGCGTTCATCACGCGCAAAGTTGAGTTTTGCCGTATTTCGATTAATATTTAGAAAGTATATTGGATTTGACAGACatgatttataaaaaagaataagcGCTGAGcatctaatttaaaaaaattattttgttctcCAAATGAGCACTTAAAAAGTGGCAAattcaattcaaaataaaaattgtatattcaaatttatgattttgacTTGCGAATTTGAATATCATAGGCCATGTTCAATATGTGTACAggctataaatatatatatatatatatatatatatatatatatatatatatatatatatatatagttaattttAAGATACAGTACAcagtgcaccaggtgcatgcaaGCCTCTGGTTCATTGAATGGGGACAATTCTAGTTCAAAAAAGTACTAGGGGTTATTTCGCACAACTCTATAATGCTCTTAGATATAATAatgtttaatatataattatgatgCATTTTAATGagcttcaaaattatttttactatgtaatgttatatatatttcttttaaaatatgaaaatttcttAAAAACAATTGATGCATCCAATAGCTAAATACTccactaaaattaaaatatttacaagGATCCATGAATTTTAATAAAGACATATACACTCACACATGCATGTTACaagattatataataataaaattcaaattaaaaaagatcCGTTATATCGCTGAAAACACGACATGATTAAGTTGCATTTTAAATagtatagttttaaaaaatattttaaaatccgAGTCGAATTGTTCGGATGGGTTTGTGAGAACAGTGCCCAAACTGATTCGGATCAAATCTGTAAAATCGGTCTATTTTAAAATACGTGTTAGTTAATTAACTAGTCCGATTGTATAAAAAATGATTGGAGTTCTTTTTACtatgtatttcaataattaCTTAGAAATATGTATTAGATTTTTAACAACAACATTTTAAatacatttttaattatatatataatagaataatatttacaaataatatagtaattaactaaaaaaaatatatcaatggGAAGCTTTTCAACGACGTCTTATTGAAAAACCCTTAATTTGAGGTCATATATCAGTTTTGtgtttattcaaaaattataatttttttctccaaaattttaaaatattatttttaaaatttaacatcaaAAAGTATCTAATAAATTGTTAGATACAGATAAAATTAAGATACTTaggatttaataataataataataataataataatagcataATATGAATAACATTATAGGGTACATTTTGGGTACCTGTAACAGCACTCCTTCCCAATAACTTTCCCAAAACGGCACGTAATCGAATCCGTTCTACGTTCACTCGTGACGTATGTGCACCAGGTTCATTGAACCtggacatatatataaatatacatacaCAGACCCCCGTATATAAAACCCAAAACAGGGTGAACTACTTTCTTCCTCTTATTCCTTTCTCTTTGCATAACAATAGTAACACTCTCTCTGAGAACAAACACTAACAATTTAGCGAATGTCGGTGGCGACGATATCTGCAGAGATAGTTGAGATGGAAACGCTCCGTCGGCGGAACGCGGAGCTGGAGAGGGAGGTGAGGGAGGGGCGGGAGCGGGAGGCGTCGGCTCGGCGGGAGCTGGAGCGCTGGGCGGCGCGTCTGCGCGTGGCGGAAGACGCAGAGGAGCGGCTCGCTGTGGAGCTCGGCGAGGCCGAGGCGGAGGCGGTCGAGCAGGCGCGCGAGTACCTCGCGCGCATCCGGGAGCTCTCCGACCGCCTCGACGCCGCTCGACGCGTCCTCGCCGCCGCCGGATACGACCTCGCCCTCGCCCCGGCCCTcaatatctaaattcaaatacaaaaattaatatctaatacATATGTGAATCAttcagaattttaaaaatgttttatatatttctgaatgatcaaatatttctttttgacGCTTCTCTGAATAATGAATGgcctttcttttttatatgatttatgtGGATGTGTATATATTCGAGTGATGTTTCTCTATTcatgatatataaatatatatatttttatttttttaaatggtTTTGTGGCATGATGTATCTATGTTGGTGTGAATAGTTTGTACAAATTTGTCAATTAATATGGCTTTGCATGTATGCGATTTTGATAGTATTTTCTTGGCTAAATTATTAAGTAAAAAGCCTTTTTGCACCTTAGCTAGTCTGAGTATTAATTTCCCTTGTTTAACTAAAAATTGGTAATTTTAATATCTGGGGGATGGAACTTATGTCTatgggttatatatatatatatagagttgagctatggtacttttacaagtatcaccatcatggtgctattaggttttaagccagtggatctactttttaattattaatagcccttgaattaaacactattccacctaccaccacctatcaccacctaccaccatcatctcaacctcacatctctctatccaaggactaaaaacacacaagtatcatcctcatgatacttttacaagtattctatatatatatatatatatatatatatatagaattaggctggaatactattaatagtaaaacgctctttttgctatcaagtttttagcccttggatgaaaaattgtagggtcagtaAACTCACAGATCCATATCTAAATAGATGGATGGTGGATGGATGGTGGAGATtgaatctccttttttttaaaaaatcacagtTAGATGGCTGTTAGAGTTAACAGACATCCTCTCTCTCCGCttttttgtctttcttttctttctttttttcccttttccttttctttcatctTCCCaggctctctccctctcttctcttctcccccaatctccctctccctctccctctcccggTAGAATCGTGGAACTCCTCCATGCCTTTGCGCGCCGCCGGAGAAGACGACTGGGTTTCGCAAGAGGTAAGCACCCCCCCCCTCAAACCCCTCTCCTCCCCGCGCGCGCGACCCTCCCAACACCCCCTGCGCCGCGCGAGCCTCCCAACACCCCCGCGGCGCTCAAAGGCATGGAGAGTTCCACGATTCTACaggagagggaaagggagagggagagagattgggagaaagagaagagagggagagagcctggaagatgaaagaaaaggaaagggaaaaaaaagaagaagaaaagacaaAAATTGGAGAGAGAGGATGTCTGTTAACTCTAACAGTCATCTAActgtgatttttaaaaaaaggagatTCAATCTCCACCATCCATCCACCATCCATTTAAATAGATGGATGTGCGGATGCTAATAGCACacggctgctgtgctcttaagagcacagcagccctatctctatatatatatatatatatataaagttgagctagaatgtggtgcttttgagtttttaaccattggatgaaggaatgtaaAAGTTGtgatgatgatggtaggtggtgtaagtgaaatagtgtttgatccaaggctATTAGTAACGAAGGAGTatatccaagagctaaaaacctaaaagcaccaataagatgatacttttaaaagtattctagctcaattaatatataatatatataatataatataataatatatagaagagtgggctggtatgctttcgtaaagcacggaggcctccgtgcttccactttgttttcgatgttcggactttcgaatcgacgatcggacTCCGTtagttgatttagagtatttaaagtaaccaagaaattaaattttgcgaaaatcaataattttaacggccgtggtgagccggttgcaagtttaacggtgtagaaatatccaaatcacgtgaaattttgatagaaaattctttataccatataaaacaagatcaataactttgatctaaaattttaatgtcatatcatcatattttgtgagatttttattttcagccgttgattttgagccacttcgatcactaggcaaatgatatcgaaaaatcgcaaaatttattttctagatacttcaaatactctagatcaagtctaacggagccgatcgtcgatttgaaagtcccaacatcgaaaacaaagtggaagcacggagcgctccgtgcttccgaaagcaccccagacgcactctatatatatatatatatatatataaagatgaaaattctaaaaatatggCCTACATTAAAAATTACCCATAACAAGTAATATTTGAGACAAAGGATAGTTGCTTTGTTGGTTTAAGAATAAAGTTAATAGCAAAAGTAGTGGAATAAAGAGCACGGAACTATAAATGTTAATGcttaaaaactatttattaaatGTTGGTTTAgttgagagaaagataatatACTATCTGtttccttcaattttttttacaaaaatcaaCTTAACGAGAAATGTAAAGTACCTAGATTTCGAACTTAGGAGATGGGGAGGATCATGATCCTCAATTCTATGCATCAATTACAGGGGCTTTTGGTTCTTCAGAAACGtgtgaaagaaaaaattttgagaaaatttttttatggaaaCCTCTTTTTTAGTTTTGGCCCACTTGGCTTAATTTCAAGATAAACTAGtttttggagattttttttcaaattttatgaaaaaataatatttttatttttaaattttttttaagaaaaattggaAAGAAGCTTCTCGGAAAAGCTAGGTAGTTATTCTTTGAACTAAACaaatgaaaaattagaaaactgtttttcttgaaaaatttcataaaaaattagtaattttcttttttattttttaatgaaaacaaaaggataattttttaaatttggaaagaaacttctcaaaaaattaattttttcttagaATCAAGCGGCCGAAAAATTGGGAAAAGAGTTTTTCATAGAACACATTTTTctcgaaaattaattttttttcatacttttctgatgaaccaaacagatcTGCGCTAGATACGGTTAGTCTTTTCTGTGCACTGTTGGAATGGGATGGGATAGCAGCTCTTAGCCTCACCCTTTTTTGCTTCCATTAATTAGCATTACTACTTTGCAAGCAACAAAGGCTAGCGTATAACCGACCGTCCcgaaagcaagtggcaaaaaatttgatggttggtatatgagacccaagttcgaatcctagttgattcccatttcagctaagtttatttttaaatgaaaaaaacgaAGCAgctagcgtgctatctatctctctctcaaaaaaaaaaaaaaaaaaaaaaaaactagcataTATAGTAGTGAACAATGAAATATTATACAATTATTGGAAAcattcaatttttctttcttttggaaAGGAACATATATGCAAATGAGGGTGATATCACATGTGTTGGTCCACATTGAACAGTATAATTAAGGATTATATTTCAGCATATAAGAAGTAGCATTTTGGTATTGGTAGTTTAATTAGATCACCAAAGCATTTTGAACTAATGTTGATGAATTGATTGTTTAGGGTGTTATATATCTTATTAAAATATTCCAGAAATTTATGCATCTTTAGTCAATGGTTAAGCCCAACAAGTTACTCTTAACATTATTAGTGTACTAAGACCATTAattaatgctatatatatatatatagagagagagagagagagagagagagagagagagagagagagagttgagctagaatactatcaatagcaaacgaactccgttgccatccatttgttttcgatgatagagcttccaaatcgacgatcgacaccgttaaacatgatctataccacttgaagtgtttagaaatcaaatttcaaatcttttcgacatcatttgcctaatgatcaaagggtttcaaaatttgtaattttaatggtcgatatgaggcgttttctcgtttaacggcgtaaagatatccaaatcaattgaatttttgttagaaaattctttaaactatttaaaacaagatctatactcttgatcttgattacaagactcctatcatcattttttaaagaatattcattttcagccgttcatttttgtgtccactcgatggataagagaacaatatcgaaaatgtatgaaatttgatttctaaacacttcaagtggtatagatcatgttcaacggtgccgatcgtcgatttggaggctccatcatcgaaaacaaatgggtggcaacggagcccgtttgctatcgatagtattctagctcaactctatatatatatatatatatatatatatatatatttgatttgacTTTGGCCGCAAATTTTTGCACAACAAGTAGTGAAAGttttcaaccaaaaataaaattgagtaGTTAGCTTCTAACATTAATTTTGCTGGTTCCTACagtaagtgacaaagggcttaataaatagtatataaggttctaagttcgaaacttaattagttgttttatattttcagctaagtttatttaaaaaaagaattatctttttaaaaaaatatacatatttttttctttttggccaatttgcataaaaaatttataaattttgagcttttacaaAATTGGGCcgccttttttgattttgcagatttgttcaaaattttcagcaaactgaccaaaataaccttattactttctctctcctctttctctctcctcttcttttctcttatttattattttttctcttgccCAAGAAAGCAGCGGAGGTAGAGGCCgaggcggaaacggcccgcctcacctctcaccctcatgctctcgcccttgCCCTTTCCCTCGCCCACGCACCTCcgaccttcctcgcctccgaccccgccgaggccgcaccgcgatccctttttattttttttgcccctcttcgaccctcctccgccaccttcCTGGCCCTCGGCGACGATAGTGACGACAAAgcgcctctcgcccttccccacccttctcgtcctctcccggcctctccctcctcctcttccacctccgacgacgacgcatcttcccCGACGCCGACACTGTGGAGGTCGCTGCGGTGCGGCAGCCTCGGAGCAGCGGGTCCTTAGTAGCGTCGTCGCCGGCGtcgtggccgttggcagagaggggtgaccaaaaaaaattatagaagaagtaagaaaaaaaattaaagataaaaaattatagaaaaagaaagatgaagacgaaattgcaccgttaaaataaaattgcac
It encodes the following:
- the LOC109715639 gene encoding protein RESPONSE TO LOW SULFUR 3-like produces the protein MSVATISAEIVEMETLRRRNAELEREVREGREREASARRELERWAARLRVAEDAEERLAVELGEAEAEAVEQAREYLARIRELSDRLDAARRVLAAAGYDLALAPALNI